One window from the genome of Dioscorea cayenensis subsp. rotundata cultivar TDr96_F1 chromosome 3, TDr96_F1_v2_PseudoChromosome.rev07_lg8_w22 25.fasta, whole genome shotgun sequence encodes:
- the LOC120282482 gene encoding LOW QUALITY PROTEIN: phototropin-2-like (The sequence of the model RefSeq protein was modified relative to this genomic sequence to represent the inferred CDS: deleted 2 bases in 2 codons), producing MMMSNSSNSPFQEVEGESQAAMVDNEELEKWMAFPTKNQDETRNYSEINEQMSDSGSKQFPGILPETNVVERVAEWGLVVKSEDGNLNNLSLALRSSSEGRKTSREKSSEIKSGVDESSRPVDTSFPRVSQELKDALSNLQQTFVVSDATRPDCPIVYASAGFFSMTGYATEEVIGKNCRFLQGPETDKEEVAKIREAVKNGKSYCGRLLNYKKNGTPFWNLLTITPIRDDSSKVIKYIGMQVEVSKFTEGTNDKTLRPNALPVSLIRYDDRQKEKALSSITEVVQTMKHPRSQSLPGDLEMAAHLEEHEKFVVDSPLHKFSDLKDLKSPARQSPLLDAKSDLLRRSGRKSARSSLMGFIVRKQSSVEIRESAIEPEMLMTKEIERVESFDRAGREKDIRQGIDLATTLERIEKNFVITDPRLPDNPIIFASDSFLELTEYTREEILGRNCRFLQGPDTDPATVAKIRDAIREQREITVQLINYTKSGKKFWNLFHLQPMRDQTGELQYFIGVQLDGSDHVEPLRNRLSETTEMKSAKVVKATAENVDEAVRELPDANSRPEDLWAVHSRPVFPKPHKRSSSCWIAIQKIMESGEQIGLKHFKPIKPLGCGDTGSVHLVELQGTGELFAMKAMDKSVMLNRNKVHRACVEREIYSLLDHPFLPTLYTSFKTSTHVCLITDFCPGGELFALLDKQPLKIFKEDSARFYAAEVVIGLEYLHCLGIIYRDLKPENILLQKDGHLVLTDFDLSFLTSSKPQVIKETIETKKRRSKHQQPPTLVAEPSTQSNSFVGTEEYIAPEIITGAGHSSAIDWWALGILLYEMLYGRTPFRGKNRQRTFGNILHKDLTFPSSIPVSLTARQLIHSLLQRDPANRLGSNTGANEIKQHPFFRDINWPLIRCMTPPELDTPLQLIGSEPDPRVMELQWNNEQMITDSLENF from the exons TGGAATTTTGCCTGAGACAAATGTCGTTGAAAGAGTAGCAGAATGGGGACTAGTCGTAAAGTCAGAGGACGGCAATCTGAACAACCTGTCTCTTGCGTTGAGATCATCATCGGAAGGACGCAAGACATCCAGGGAGAAAAGTTCAGAAATTAAAAGCGGAGTTGATGAGTCTAGCCGCCCTGTGGATACAAGCTTCCCAAGAGTCTCTCAAGAACTC AAGGATGCCTTGTCGAACCTGCAGCAGACATTTGTCGTATCAGATGCAACCAGGCCAGATTGCCCCATAGTCTATGCCAGCGCCGGGTTTTTCAGCATGACAGGTTATGCGACGGAGGAAGTCATTGGGAAAAACTG TCGATTTCTCCAAGGGCCGGAAACGGATAAGGAGGAGGTTGCTAAAATAAGAGAAGCTGTCAAAAATGGAAAAAGCTACTGTGGGAGGCTCTTGAACTACAAAAAGAATGGAACGCCATTTTGGAACCTTCTCACTATAACACCGATAAGAGATGACAGCAGCAAGGTTATAAAGTACATCGG AATGCAGGTTGAAGTCAGCAAATTTACAGAG GGTACAAATGATAAAACATTAAGGCCAAATGCTTTACCTGTGTCTTTGATCCGATATGATG ATCGACAGAAGGAAAAAGCTTTATCGTCTATTACAGAGGTTGTCCAAACTATGAAGCATCCTCGTTCTCAGTCTCTTCCTGGAGATCTTGAGATGGCTGCCCACCTCGAGGAACATGAAAAATTTGTCGTTGATTCTCCTTTGCATAAATTTTCAGATCTCAAAGATCTTAAATCTCCGGCAAGACAGTCTCCTCTCTTGGATGCCAAGAGTGACTTACTGAGAAGAAGCGGCAGGAAATCAGCGCGGTCTTCATTAATGGG GTTTATTGTGAGAAAACAAAGTTCTGTAGAAATTCGTGAATCTGCAATTGAGCCAGAGATGTTGATGACCAAAGAAATAGAGCGCGTAGAAAGCTTCGATCGTGCAGGTAGAGAAAAGGACATTCGCCAAGGAATTGATTTAGCAACAACCTTGGAGCGCATTGAAAAGAATTTTGTGATAACAGATCCAAGGCTTCCAGATAATCCAATT ATATTTGCATCTGATAGCTTTCTTGAGCTGACAGAGTACACTAGGGAAGAAATTCTTGGAAGGAACTGCCG GTTTCTTCAAGGTCCTGACACAGATCCAGCAACTGTCGCAAAGATAAGAGATGCTATTAGAGAACAGAGGGAAATTACAGTGCAGTTAATAAACTACACTAAAAGTG GGAAAAAATTTTGGAATCTGTTCCACTTGCAACCCATGCGTGACCAGACG GGTGAACTTCAATACTTTATTGGTGTGCAACTAGACGGCAGTGACCATGTTGAACCACTTCGAAATCGCCTCTCGGAGACGACAGAGATGAAGAGTGCTAAAGTG GTCAAAGCCACAGCTGAGAATGTTGATGAGGCTGTCCGGGAGTTACCTGATGCCAACTCG AGACCAGAAGATCTGTGGGCAGTCCATTCCAGGCCTGTTTTCCCAAAGCCCCACAAGCGGAGTAGTTCTTGTTGGATAGCAATCCAGAAG ATAATGGAAAGTGGCGAGCAGATTGGTTTAAAGCATTTTAAACCAATTAAACCTTTGGGTTGTGGAGATACTGGCAG TGTACATCTTGTGGAACTACAAGGTACCGGTGAGCTATTTGCGATGAAAGCGATGGACAAATCTGTCATGTTGAACCGAAACAAG GTGCATAGGGCATGTGTAGAACGGGAAATATACTCCCTGTTAGACCATCCATTTCTTCCAACATTGTACACTTCATTTAAG ACCTCGACACACGTTTGTTTGATAACTGACTTTTGCCCTGGGGGGGAGCTGTTTGCTTTGCTTGACAAGCAACCCCTGAAGATTTTCAAAGAGGACTCTGCAAG GTTTTATGCTGCTGAAGTTGTAATTGGTCTGGAATATCTCCACTGTCTGG gaaTAATTTACCGAGACCTGAAGCCAGAGAATATATTACTACAGAAGGATGGCCATTTGGTTCTCACTGATTTCGATCTATCATTTCTAACATCCAGCAAACCTCAG GTGATAAAGGAAACTATAGAAACAAAGAAGCGAAGGTCCAAGCATCAGCAACCTCCAACCCTTGTTGCAGAACCAAGCACACAGTCAAATTCGTTCGTAGGAACCGAAGAGTACATTGCTCCC GAAATCATAACAGGAGCAGGCCACAGCAGTGCTATTGACTGGTGGGCACTAG GAATCTTGCTCTATGAAATGCTATATGGTCGAACACCATTTCGAGGGAAGAACAGGCAAAGAACATTTGGCAACATCTTGCACAAAGACCTCACCTTTCCTAGTAGCATTCCA GTCAGCCTTACAGCCAGGCAGTTAATCCATTCACTGCTGCAAAGAGATCCTGCTAATCGTCTGGGATCAAACACTGGTGCCAATGAAATCAAACAACACCCATTTTTCCGTGATATCAACTGGCCCCTTATCCGTTGCATG ACACCTCCTGAACTAGATACTCCTCTTCAGTTAATCGGAAGTGAACCAGATCCAAGGGTCATGGAACTTCAGTGGAACAATGAGCAAATGATCACTGACAGTCTAGAAAACTTTTAA